In Siniperca chuatsi isolate FFG_IHB_CAS linkage group LG16, ASM2008510v1, whole genome shotgun sequence, the following proteins share a genomic window:
- the cdc40 gene encoding pre-mRNA-processing factor 17, with the protein MSAAISSLVSYGSDSDSENESESNSSVEKVDPVSPDAMAHLKPLQSGQTMSLAVLNSAPEVAVKEAVETGTHLDPSLKEVTYNPTYETMFAPEFGPVNPFKSQQMAAPRNMLSGYAEPAHLNDFMFEQQRRTFSTYGYALDPSVDTHQVSSNSYIGAVDEAEKNKGLTVFESGLKKSEKRKKVKGGDAQEIDNFLGPWAKYADEKAVAKPSEEEQKELDEITAKRQKKGRNEEDAPAEEKTILHVKDMYDYQGRSYLHVPQDVGINLRSAEAPDKCYLPKKQIHVWSGHTKGVSAIRLFPSSGHLLLSCSMDCKIKLWEVYAERRCVRTFIGHSKAVRDICFNNTGTQFLSAAYDRYLKLWDSETGQCISRFTNRKVPYCVKFNPDEDKQNLFVAGMSDKKIVQWDSRTGEVVQEYDRHLGAVNTITFVDENRRFVSTSDDKSLRVWEWDIPVDFKYIAEPSMHSMPAVTLSPNGKWLACQSMDNQILIFGAQNRFRLNKKKVFKGHMVAGYACQVDFSPDMSYVVSGDADGKLNIWDWKTTKLYHRLKAHDKVCISALWHPHETSKVITCGWDGQIKLWD; encoded by the exons ATGTCTGCTGCCATATCTTCCCTCGTTTCGTACGGTAGCGATTCTGATTCAGAAAATGAGTCGGAATCCAATAGCAGTGTCGAGAAAGTGGACCCAGTGAGCCCGGACGCCATGGCTCACCTTAAACCTCTGCAGTCTGGACAAACGATGTCTTTGGCTGTTCTCAATTCTGCTCCCGAGGTCGCCGTTAAG GAGGCTGTTGAGACTGGCACACACCTGGACCCGTCATTGAAAGAAGTCACTTATAACCCCACGTATGAAACCATGTTTGCACCAGAG TTTGGGCCAGTGAACCCATTTAAAAGCCAGCAGATGGCTGCTCCCAGGAACATGTTATCTGGCTATGCAGAACCTGCTCACCTCAACGACTTCATGTTTGAACAGCAAAGGAGGACCTTCTCCACCTATG GTTATGCTTTGGATCCATCTGTTGACACACACCAGGTATCCTCTAATAGCTACATTGGTGCAGTGGATGAGGCTGAGAAAAATAAAG GGCTTACTGTGTTTGAGAGCGGACTTAAGAAgtcagagaaaaggaaaaaggtcAAAGGTGGCGATGCACAAGAGATCGACAACTTCCTTGGACCATGGGCAAAATATGCAGACGAGAAAGCTGTGGCCAAACCATCAGAG gaaGAGCAGAAAGAGCTGGATGAGATCACAGCCAAGAGGCAGAAGAAGGGAAGGAACGAGGAAGATGCTCCTGCAGAGGAGAAGACCATTCTCCATG TTAAAGACATGTACGATTATCAGGGCAGGTCCTATCTCCACGTCCCACAGGATGTGGGCATCAACCTGCGTTCTGCGGAAGCTCCAGACAAGTGTTACTTGCCTAAGAAACAGATTCATGTCTGGTCTGGACACACCAAG GGTGTCAGTGCTATCCGACTGTTTCCTAGCTCTGGTCAtctgctgctctcctgctccATGGACTGTAAGATCAAG CTGTGGGAAGTGTATGCCGAGAGGAGATGTGTAAGGACGTTTATTG GCCACAGCAAAGCAGTGCGAGACATTTGCTTCAACAACACTGGGACCCAGTTCCTCAGCGCTGCCTATGACCGCTACCTTAAACTCTGGGACTCTGAGACAG GCCAATGTATCTCCCGCTTCACCAACAGGAAGGTACCGTACTGCGTCAAGTTCAACCCAGATGAGGACAAACAGAACCTTTTTGTGGCCGGCATGTCAGATAAGAAGATTGTTCAG tgggacagcaggacaggtgAGGTGGTTCAGGAATACGACCGTCACCTGGGAGCCGTCAACACCATCACCTTTGTTGATGAGAATCGTCGATTTGTCAGCACGTCCGACGATAAGAGTCTTCGAGTTTGGGAGTG GGACATCCCTGTGGACTTCAAGTACATCGCTGAGCCCAGTATGCACTCTATGCCAGCTGTGACACTCTCTCCCAATG GTAAATGGCTAGCATGCCAGTCTATGGACAACCAGATTCTGATCTTTGGAGCCCAAAACCGCTTCAGACTGAACAAGAAGAAAGTCTTCAAAGGCCACATGGTGGCTGGCTATGCCTGCCAAGTGGACTTCTCCCCAGACATGAG CTATGTGGTGTCAGGAGATGCAGATGGAAAGCTGAACATTTGGGATTGGAAGACCACCAAGCTTTACCACAGGCTCAAGGCTCATGACAAGGTGTGCATCAGTGCCCTGTGGCATCCTCATGAAACCTCCAAGGTCATCACCTGCGGTTGGGATGGACAAATCAAACTCTGGGACTag